CACCGCGGCGAACGTGTACGGGAGGCGGAGCCGCTCTTCGCGGGGTTCCTCGACCACGAGCGGGTACACCCGCTCGGCGAACGCCCGCTCGTCCTCGCTCGCGTCGACCTCGCCGAAGTAGATCGCCTCGAACCGGTCGAACTCGTCGACCAGCAGGTCGAGGCGTTCGACGCTGAAGTCCCGGGCCTTCGAGGGGTCTTTCGCGAAGAAGTACCGCAGCACCTCGGGTTCGAGCAGTTCGAGGACGTCGGAGACGAGGATGACGTTGCCCGCCGAGGAGGAGAACGGTTCGCCGTCGAGGGTGAACCACTCGTAGACCATCGGCACCGGCGGTTCGATCCCGAGGACGTTCCGGGCGACGTCCTCGCCGCTGGGCCACGACCCCTCGGCGTGGTCCTTGCCGAACGGCTCGAAGTCGACGCCGAGTACCTGCCACTGGCCGGGCCACTCGAAGCGCCACGGCATCTTCCCCTCGCGGAGGGTGGCGGTCCCCTCGTGGCCACAGCCCTCGATGGTCCGGTCGCCGGCCTCCATGTCGGTACAGCGGTAGTCGACCGTGCCGACCTCGCCGGCGTCGAGGTCGACGCCGGTGACGGTCTCGGTCACCTTCCCGCACTCCTCGCAGATGGGGTTGAACGGGACGTAGTCGTCGTCGACCTTGTCCTGGTACTTCGAGAGCACCTCGCGGGCGTGCTCGCGGTTCCCGAGGACGTGGCGGGTCACCGCGTCGAGGTCGCCGGACTCGTAGAGGTCGGTCGTCGAGACGAGGTCGATCGGCACGTCGACGGCGTCGGCGCTGTCCTGGATGATCGTCGAGAAGTGCTCCCCGTAGGAGCCACAGCAGCCGAACGGGTCGGGGATGTCGGTGTAGGGCGCGCCGAGGTTCCGGCCGAGCGCGCCCGCGTCCACGTCACCGAGGTCGACGAGGTTCCCGTCGAGGTCACAGAGGGTGCGCGGAAGTTTGCGGAGGGGGTCGCGGTCGTCGGCCGTAAACACCTGCCGGACCTCGTGGCCGCGCTCGCGCAGCACCGCGGCGACGTAGTAGCCGCGCATGATCTCGTTGACGTTGCCGAGGTGGGGGACGCCCGAGGGGGAGATGCCGCCCTTGATGACGATGGGTTCGTCGGGGTCGCGGGCCTCGATCCGGTCTGCGACCTCGTCGGCCCAGAAGACGTGGTGTTCCTCGCCTCCCTCGCGCTCGCGCTGGAGGGTGTAGGGGCTCTCGGCGTCGGCGTCGTCCTCAGCGCTCATCGCTGGCCCAGTATGTCGGTTCCTCGCCCGCCCCCGCGGGGACGACGTCCGTGCCGTCGTGGTCGCCGTGGCGGACGGCGCGGGCGATCCGCTCGGGGTCGGTGCCGTCGAGGACGATGGTCCGCATCCCCGAGCGCTGGATGATCTTCGCCGCCAGCAGGTCGACGGGCGCCGAGGCGCCGGCGTTCATCTCGAGGCCGGCGATCACGTCGACCAGTTCGGCGGCGGTCAGTTCGTCGTACTTCGTCGCCTCGTCGTCCTCGTTCGGGTCGGCGCTGTAGACCCCGGGGACGCTCGTCGCGTACACCAGCAGGTCGGCGTCGACGTACTCGGCGAGGGCGGCGCCGACGGCGTCGGTCGTCTGGGCCGGGGCGACCCCGCCCATCACGCAGACGTCGCCCTGCCGGAGCGCCTCGCCGGCCTCCTCGTAGTCGAGCGCGGGCGCCCGGACGGACTCCTCGCCCAGCGCCGCGATCAGCAGGCGCGCGTTCAGCCGGGTGACGTCGATCCCTAGCTGGTCGAGTTCGATCTCGTTCGCTCCGAGGTCGCGGGCGGCGCCGATGTACTCGCGGGCGACGCCGCCGCCCCCGACGACGGCCCCCACTCGACACCCGTCCGCGACGAGGTCTTCGACGACGGCGGCGTGCTCGGCCACCCGGTCGGCGCCGGGTTCGGGCACGAGCACGCTCCCGCCGATAGAAACGACCACTTTCATACTATGGCCGAGTAACCGGGTTGCTCTCTTAAGGGTTGCCAACTGACCGGCGACAGCTACAAAGCCCGAGCGCGCTATCTCACCACCATGCACGTACTCGGGGTTCTCGACGGCGGGGCGGGCGCCGATCCGCTCGAACGGACCGTCGATCGACTGGTCGACGCGCTCTCGCGGCGCGGCCGCGTCGGCGTCGTCCGCTACGACGCGACCATCGCCGACGGGACGGCCGCGTTCGGGGAGTCCGCCGCCCGCGCGGGCGGGGACGTCACCTACGCCCTCGGCGCCGACGGCGACTGGTCCGCCTGCGGCACCGGCCTGTCCGTCGACGACGCGCTCGCGTCGCTGGCGACCGACTGCGCGTACGCCGTCGTCGTCGGCCTCTCGCCGCGCCGACACCCGTCGGTCGTCGTCGGCGACGAGGACGCGGCGGACGATGCGCTCGCGACGGTCGACTCGCCCGCGGATCTCGACGCCGAGGCGGTCGCCGACGCGCTCGACGCCCGCGACCCGTACGAGACGCTCGACTCGCTGGTCGCCCGCGTGAAGGCCGCGCCCGGCGCCGACCGCTCGGGTGCGATCGCGACGTTCACCGGCCGCGTCCGCGCGAAGGACGGCCCGGACGACCCGCGGACCGAGTCCCTCGAGTTCGAGAAGTACGACGGCGTCGCCGACGAACGACTGGCGGCGATCCGGGAGGACCTCGAGGCGCGCGAGGGCGTCCACGCCGTCGAACTCCACCACCGGACGGGCGTCGTCCGCGACGGCGAGGACATCGTCTTCGTCGTCGTGCTCGCGGGCCACCGCGAGGAGGCGTTTCGCACCGTCGAGGACGGGATCAACCGGCTGAAAGACGAGGTGCCGCTGTTCAAAAAGGAAGTGACAGTCGAAGAGGAGTTCTGGGTTCACGACCGCTCGTGAGCCGTTCGTTCTGTCCGCGTCCGTTCGAAATATAATCGGGCCGTGTCACGGAATGACACGCGATCCGGGGCCCGATCCGGCGAGCCGAGATAACGAATCTCAGGCGATTTTAAAACGTCTACGGCGATCTAAGACACTCGTAAAACATCGCGAAACGGGGCGCAAAACGTATTCGTTACGGCCCGATCCGCTGAACGCAACCGAAACGCCGCTAACCATCCCGCCTTTATAATCCATCTCCGCCGCTACGGTTCGATGTCGATGAGCACGACAGCCCACCCCTCCACGGACAGCAAGGAAAGCCGCCTGAAGCGATACCTGCACGAACGCGCGAAAGACGGTGAGCTCTACTTCAAGGGCAAGTTCATCGCCGACGACGTCGGCCTGTCCCCGAAGGAGATCGGCGCGCTCATGGTCAAACTCTCCGAGTCGTGCTCCGACCTCGAGATCGAGAAGTGGTCGTACACCAGCGCGACCACGTGGCGCGTCGAGCCGGCCTGAGGTTCCTGCGCCCTCCGTCGACGCACGAACCGCTCCGAACCGACCCGCCGACGGCTCCCCGCTCGGCCGACGCGCGATCACACGCGCGGATTCTCGGCAGTCGATTTATAGCCGGCGGCGCCGAATGACCGACGATGTACGACGTTGACCCGCCCGAGTCCGGCCCTTCGCTCGAGCGGATCGAGTCGGTCTTCGCCGTCTACGACGTCGAGACCGACGGCGACGAGCTTCGATACTACGGCGACCCGTTGCTCGACCCGGAGGCGGCGATGCGCGAACTCTGGCCAGCGTTTCGCGAGGCGGGCTACGAGGCCCAGCTCCGGCTTCGCCACGGCGAGTACGTCGTCGTCGCCGAACCGATCTCGATCGGCGTCGAGGGCGTCCCGTGGACGAACGTGATCCTCTTTCTCGCGACCGTCGGCTCGACGCTGTTCGCCGGCTCGCAGTGGTACTACATCGACCCGTTCGCGAACCCGACGGGGATGCTTCGGGCGTGGCCGTTCACCGTCGCCATCCTCACCGTGCTTGGCGTCCACGAGATGGGCCACTACGTCCTGAGCCGCTACCACCGGGTCGAGGCGTCGCTGCCGTACTTCCTGCCCGTCCCGACGCTGATCGGGACGATGGGGGCGGTGATCAAGATGAAAGGCCGGATGCCCGACCGCAAGGCGCTGTTCGACATCGGCGTCGCCGGCCCGCTGGCCGGCCTCGCGGCGACGGTCGTCGTCACCGTGATCGGCCTGCACCTGCCGCCGGTCCACGCGCCGCCCGAACTCGTCGACAGCACGAACACGATCGAGATCAGCCTCGGCTACCCGCCGCTGCTCGAACTGCTCGCGGCGGCGTTCGACCAGCCGCTGTACCGCGACGACCCGACGACGGTCGTCCACCCGGTCGTCATCGGCGGCTGGGTCGGGATGTTCGTCACGTTCCTCAACCTGCTGCCGGTCGGTCAACTCGACGGCGGCCACGTCCTCCGGGCGATGGCCGGCGAGTTCCAGGAGACCATCGCCGCGCTCGTCCCCGGCGCGCTGTTCGCGCTCGCCGCCTACCTCTACTACGTCAGCGGCTACAGCGGCAACTCGGTGTTCATCTGGGTGTTCTGGGGGCTGTTCGCCACCCTCATCGCGGCGGTCGGGCCGGCCCAGCCGGTCGACGACTCCCGGCTCGGCGTCGGCCGGTTCGTCGTCGGGGTCGTCACCTTCGCCCTCGGCGTGCTCTGTTTCATGCCGGTGCCTATCGCCGTCGTCAGCTGATCGTCAGTGCGTGTAGCCCCGATCCGGCAGGGGTTCGCCGTCGAGCGTGATCCCCTCGGCTTCCGCCTCGACCGTCCCGATTTCGGCGATCGGTACGTCCGCGTCCTCCCGGGCGGCGTCGAGGTCGGCCTCGCGAACGGTGACCACGAGTTCGAAGTCCTCGCCGAAGGTCATCGCCGTCTCCAGTGGCTCGTCGACGACCTCGCGTACCGTCTCGTCGACGGGGACCCGGTCGGCGTCGACGGCGAAGCCACAGCCCGAGGCCTCGGCGAGTTGGTGTAGCGAGCGCGCGAGGCCGTCGCTCGAATCCATCATCGCGGTCGCGTACGGCGCGAGCGCGCGGCCGGCGGCCACCCGCGGCTCGAAGCGGAAGAGGTCGTTCGCCCGGTCGGCGTCCCCGCGCTCGAAAAGCTGGAGGGCGGCGGCGCTCCGGCCGAGCGTCCCGGTGACGCAGACGACCTCGCCCGGCCGGGCGCCCTCGCGGTAGACGGGGTCGTCGGTCCGACCGATCGCGGTCGTCGCGACGGTGAACTCCTCGTGGGCGTCGAGGTCGCCGCCGACGTAGTCGGCGCCGACGCGCTCGCAGACGTCCCGGGCGCCCCGGACGAACGCGAGCAGTTCCTCGCGGTCGAACGCCGGGGCGGCGTAGGCGGCGACGGCGGCCGTCGCCTCGGCGCCCATCGCGGCGACGTCCGACAGCGACGCACCGACGGCCCGCCAGCCCGCGGCGTACCGCGTCGTGCCGGCGGGGAAGTCCGTCCGCTCGTGGAGCATGTCGGTCGTCACGACGAGGTCGTCGACGACGGCGGCGTCGTCGCCGGCCGCCTCGAGTTCCTCCGCGAGGGCCGCCAGCGCGTCGCGTTCGTCCATAGGGTCACGTTCGATGCGAAGCCGAAAAGGGACTCGGAAATCGGCCGGCCCCCGCGGGATCGACACTCCGGTGGCTTGAAGCGTCCGGTGGTCCTCCGAACCGATATGTCAGCGCCAGCGCGGCGGCGGTCGATGATCGCGGGGTTTGCGGGCGCGCTCATCGTGCTCGCGGTCCTGCTGTGGCTCGTCGGGGTCGGGGAGGTCGTCGCGACGCTCCGGCGCGCCGACGTCGACGTGCTGGCGCTGGTCGCGCTGGCCGCGCTCGGCTGGCTGCTCGCGTGGTCGCTCGCGCTCCGGACGGTCCTCGCCATCCTCGGCATCGACGTCAGCGTGAGGCAGGCGACGGCGGTGTTCGCGGCGACGGTCTTCGCGAACAACGTCACCCCGTTCGGCCAGGCCGGCGGCGAACCGGTGAGCGCCCTGCTGATCTCGTCGGTCGCCGACACCGAGTACGAGACCGGCCTCGCGACGATCGTCAGCCTCGACGCGCTCAAACTGTTGCCCCCGATCGGGTTCGGCCTGCTGGGGATCGCCTACTACGCGACGACGATCACCCTCTCCGAACGCCTCGAAACCGCCGCGGTGGCGCTCTGTGCGCTCGCGGTCGGCCTCCCCGCGGTCGGGCTGGCGCTGTGGCGCCGGCGCGACGGCGTCGCCTCGGGAACCGCCCGCGGCCTCGCGGCGGTGCTGGGCGGCCTCGGGCGCGTCATTCCGCGGTGGCGGCCGCCGACCGCCGCCGCGCTCGAACGCCGCGCCCGGGGGTTCGTCGGCGCGCTCGAACGGGTCGCCGGCGAGCCCCGCGCGGTCGCGTTCGCCCTCGCGTACGTCTCGCTGGGCTGGCTCGGGCTGATCGCCTCGCTGTGGCTGTCGCTGGCCGCGCTCGGCTTCGGCGACCCGCGGCTGCTCGCGGCGGCGTTCGTCGCGGTCCCGCTGGGAAGTGTCGCCTCCGCGACGCCGTTTCCCGGCGCGCTCGGTGGGATGGAGGCGGCGCTGGTCGTCCTGCTGACGCCGATCACGGGGCTGCCGGCGTCGGCGGTCGGCGCCGCGGTCCTCTGTCATCGGTTCGCCACCTACTGGCTGCCGACGCTGCTGGGCGGGGCGGCCGCGTTCGCGTTCGGCTCGACGGCGCGCTGGTGAGCGAGAGCGCCTTCAACCGGACAACGATGCTCTTAAATGGCGCCGAGGGGAACGAAACCCCAATGGCTACGATGTACGACGTTCCGGCGGACGCGCTCATCGACGCGCTCGCCGACGACCTCGCGGAGCGACTCGACGAACCAGACTGGGCCAAGTTCGCCAAGGCCGGCGCCGACCGCGAACTGCCCCCCGAGCAGGAGGACTTCTGGGCGGTCCGGGCCGCCAGCCTGCTCCGGAAGGTCGCCGACAACGGCCCCGTCGGCGTCGAGCGCCTCGCGACCGAGTACGGCGGCTCCAAGGGCGGCTCGAACCGCTACCGCGTCGCCCCCGACCGCCGCGCCGACGGCTCGCGCAGCGTGATCCGGACCATCCTCCAGCAACTCGAAGCGGAGGACCTCGTCGAGACCGCCGAGGGCGAGGGCCGCCGGATCACCCCCGAGGGACAGAGCCTGCTCGACGAGACCGCCGGCGAGGTCCTCGCGGAACTCGACCGCCCGGAACTCGAACGCTACGCGTAGAGCTATTCTCGCTCGTTTCGACGGCGATTCGTTCCGCAAGCGACGCGGCGGAACGGACCGGTCCGTAACGCTTGTATTCGCCCTACGACCACGTAGTTCAGGAACGTGACTCTCGTAACCCGGCGACGAGCGGACATCGCCGTCGGCGCCCTGATCGCGAGTATTCTGCTGGCTGGCGCCGTCAGTGCCGTACAACTGTCCCTGATGGACGGTTCGGCGATGGGGCAGATGGAGTCGGCGCCCCTGCTCCACTCCGTCGGGCCCTTTCTCGGCAGTCTCGTCGTCGCCAGTCTCGTCGGAGGCGTCTACGTCCTCGTCCGCGGGCAACTGATCCCGGACGCGTCGGATCGCGCGACGCAAACGACGGGTGATGCCGCCGAAGAATCCGCCGAAATCGACGCGACGGAGGGCGCGAACGCGGCCGATCCGTCGCCAGCCGACGCGGCCGCGAAGCCGCGGATTCTGGCGGTGCTCCCGGACGACGAGCGCCGAATCCTTGAACCCGTCGTCGAGTCGCCCGGCCTGACACAGAGCACGGTCGCCGACCGGTCGGGATTTTCCAGAAGCAAAGTCAGCCAGACCGTCACCGACCTCGAAGAGCGCGGCTTGCTGTATCGGGAGCCACAGGGGCGGACGTACCGCGTGTATCCCGCCGACGACCTCGACGAGCGCGCGTGAACCGCCGAATTCGCTTCGGACAAACGGTTACGGGAGAAATAAACGTTTAGGACGTCGTAGAACGCGTCTCGAACGGTCTCCTCGATGAATTCACGCCCTCCTTCATAACAGTCTCCCGTCCGTAGTGGCTCCCGTGGTGAACACCGATGCGATCAAACGCGACGATACGGCGGACGATTCGGCCGCCAGCAAGCACCCGGCGAGTCGGACGGGGGGAGCGACGATGACGAACGGCCGGTCCGCCCTCCGGACGTCGGTGCTCGTGCTCGCGGCCGTCGTGGCCATCCCGGTACTCGCGATGGCCCTCGGAGTGTCGACCATGGCGATCGGAGGCTGGGGTCACATGGCGGCCGGGACCGGCGCCTGGGGCGGAGCGATACCGGCGGTGCTCCCGCTTCTCGTGCTCGTCGGTCTCGGCTACGTCCTGTACGCCGGCCTGAACGAGGGGGACAGTCGGCGGACGGACGGCGCGCTCGAAGAACTCGAGGTCGCGTACGCTCGCGGGGAGTTGTCCGACGAGGAGTTCGAGCGTCGACGAGAACGACTGCGCGAGGGCGAGTAGCGCGCTTCGGCACGGGCGCCCATCCAATTCTGTGTGATGCGGTGAAAATTGCGTGACGTCAGCGGAATCTGGCGATATACGGAGCGCGCACTGTTCGACGTGCGCTACTACGTGGCACTCCTATCACACCATCACCATAACTGCTTATGGAGCGAGGAGATGTCTCCCCTCTATGGCCGATTCGGGTAACGACGAGTTCGACCCAACGGCACCGGACCAACGGGAGATCGGCCGCGAAATGGTCGACGACAGTACGGGACTCGGTCCGGTGATGGCCCACGCCTATCGCGGAGAGATAGACCGAGTGGGGACGTGGCGCCAGCGCCTCGACGAGACGACGACGTGGGCGGTGACGCTGATGGCAGCAATCCTGACGTGGGCGTTTTCGAGTACCGATAACCCACACTATATCTTGCTGATCGGGATCGTCGTCGTCACCGTCTTCCTGGGCATCGAAGCACGGCGGTACCGGGACTACGATGTCTTTCGCTCTCGTGCTCGAGTCATCCAAGAGAACCTGTTCGCAAACGCTCTCGATCCGTCCCAGGGCACTGAAAGTCACGACTGGCGAGCGGAACTGAGCAGGGACTATCGCAGGCCGACGCTGAAAGTCTCGTTCTACGAAGCACTCACGAACCGGCTCCGACGTGTGTACCTCGCTCTGCTCGGTGTCCTGCTGGTCGCGTGGGTCTTCAGGATTACAGCGTTCGCGCCGCGCCAGGACTGGCTGACAACCGCTGGAATCGTCCGTATCCCCGGGATCGTTGTGGTCGCCGTTGTAGGTGTGTTCTACGTCGTACTGCTGGGTGTCACCTTCTGGCCCCGCGAGCGCCATGCCAAGGGTGAATTCCGTGAAGGGGACCCGGACGACTGGAAAGAGACGGACCGATAACTCTGTTCTCCGCACTGACCGCGGCGGTCACGGCAGTTCGAGGTGGATAACCCGACCCTCGGGATCGGAGAGGAAGCCGCGCCGCCGAGTGAAATGCGATTCCGTTCTTCCGCGTACCGAAGACGCGCTACCGGGGCAGGTGAGATGCCCGCGTCTCGCGGCTCCGGCGAGCGAGTTCGCCGGACGGCGTCGTCGGTTCGCACGGCCGAACCGAAAACGGCGCTCCGTAATCATTTTCCCCTGCGCCGGACAACACGGATGCATGAGCGGCACACCGGACGACGACGATCTCGAGGAGCTCCGGCGCAAGAAGATGGAAGAGCTTCAGGAACGCGCCGAGACTCAGGGGGCCGACGAGGAGGCCCGCGAGGCCGCCCAGCAGCAGGCCGAAGCCCAGAAGCAGGCGCTGTTGCGCCAGTACCTCACCGACGAGGCCCGCAAGCGGCTCAACACGGTCAAGATGAGCAAGCCCGGTTTCGGCGAGCAGGTCGAACAGCAGGTCGTCGCGCTCGCGCGCAGCGGCCGCATCCGGGACAAGATCGACGACGAGAAGATGAAACAGCTGCTAAAGGAGCTACAGCCCGAGAAGAAACGCTTCGACATCCGGCGGCGCTGATGCGGCTCGGGCTGCTCTACAGCGGCGGCAAGGACTCGACGCTCGCGGCGCTGCTCCTCGACGAGTTCTACGACGTCACGCTGACGACGGCACACTTTGGCGTCACCGACGACTGGGAGCACGCCCGCGCGACCGCCGAGGCCGCCGGCTTCGCGTTCGAGCGTCTGCAACTCGACCCGGGCGTCGCGAACGAGGCCGTCGAGCGCATCCGCGAGGACGGCTTCCCGCGAAACGGCATCCAGCACGTCCACCAGCACGCCCTGGAGCGGGTCGCAGAGGAGGGTTACGACGCGGTCGCCGACGGCACCCGCCGGGACGACCGCGTCCCGACGGTCTCGCGGGCGCAGGCCCAGAGTCTCGAGGACCGACACGACCTCGACTACATCGCCCCGCTGTCGGGGTTCGGCCGGCGCGCGGTCGACCGGCTGGTCGAGGAGACCCTCGACGTGACCGTCGGCCCGAGCGAGGAGATCGCCCGCGCCGACTACGAGGCCGAACTGCGGGCGATCATCGCCGAGGAGGACGGCGAGGAGGCGGTCGCCGACCTCTTCCCCGACCACGAACAGACGCGCGTCAACCGGATCCACGAGGGCTGACGCCCGGGAGCGGCGGCCGGCGGGCGAATCGCGGGGTTCATGTCGCCCCGACGGAGTCCCGTAACTAGATGGACCCCGGACTCGGCTACTCGGTTCTCGCGGCGGTCGTCTGGGGGGTGTACCTGTTCGGGCTCAAGCAGTACTTCGAGGGGTATCCGGCGACGACCCTGTCGGTCTGCATCAACGCCTTCGCGATCGCCTTCTACCTCCCGGTGACGCTGCGGGCGCTCTCGGACGGTGCGGCGGCCTCGCTCTCGGATGCGGGGGCGACCCACGTCGGCGTCGTCGCGCTGACCGTCTGCGCGACGGCGGCGGCGTTCGTGCTCTTCCTGTACGCGATCGCCGACGGCGACGTCTCCTACGTCGCGCCGATCAACAAGGTCGTGCCGGCGTTCGTGTTGCCGATCGAGGTGCTCGTCCTCGGCCAACTGCTCGCGCCGCTGCAGGTGGTCGGCGTCCTCGTGGCGACGCTGGCGATCTACGTGGCGAACTACCGCGCCGGCGGCCTCCTCGACCCGTTCCGCCGGGCCGCCCGCTCGCGGCCCGCCCAACTCGCGTTGCTGTCGGCGGCGCTGTTTGCCGTCAGCGACGTCGGCAAGCGCGTGGCGCTGCAGGAACTGGCGATTCCCACGGCGCTGTGGGTACCGCTGTTGCTCGCGGGGGTGCTCGTCGTCTTGCTCCCGTCGGCCGTCCGCGAGCGCCCCGACGACCTGCGTGGCGACCTCCCGAAGTTCGCCGCCGCGGGCGCGGTCGTCGCGCTCGGCGAGCACACCACCACGGTCGCGTTCTCGCTGGTGCCCGCCAGCGTCGCCTCGCCGATCATCAACACGCAGGCGATCGTCGCGGTGTTGCTCGGGGGCGTGTTGCTGGGCGAGGAGCACTTTCGCGTCCGGATCGTCGCGGCGGTGCTGGCGGTCGCGGGCGTGACGCTCATCGCGCTGTGATCGCCGTCGAGACGCGAAAGACAGGTTTCAAGCGTCCGCTCCGCTAACCCGCTCGCATGTACGAGGGCATCAAGGGGTTTCGAGACTTCTACCCCGAGGAGATGCGGGCCTACCGCGAGACGATCGACGAGATCGAGGCGACGGCCCGCCGGTACGGCTTCCGCGAGATCGGAACGCCGGCGATGGAACGCGCGCAGATGTATGTCGACAAGAGCGGCGAGGAGATCGTCGAGGAACTCTATAGCTTCGAGGACCAGGGAGGACGGCACGTCGCGCTCACCCCCGAGTTGACGCCGACCGTCGCGCGGATGGTCGTCGCGAAACAGCAGGAACTGTCGAAGCCGATCAAGTGGTACTCGACGCGGCCGTTCTGGCGCTACGAGGAGCCTCAGCAGGGTCGGTTCCGCGAGTTCTACCAGACCAACGTCGATATCTTCGGGTCGAGCGACCCGTCCGCCGACGCCGAGATTCTGGCGGTCGCCGGCGACACGCTCACGAACCTCGGTCTGGAGCGCGAGGACTTCGAGTTCCGCGTCTCCCACCGCGACATCCTCGGCGGCCTGCTGGAGACCTTCGAGGGCGAGGTCGACACCCGCGAGGCGATCCGCGCGGTCGACAAGAGCGCGAAAGTCGAGCGCGCGGAGTACTACGACCTGCTGGCCGAGGCCGGCCTCTCGTACGATCAGGCCGAGCAGTTCGACGACCTGCTCGCCGTCGGCGAGGGGAACCTGGACGAACTGGTCGAGTTCGCCGGCACCGACCGCATCGAGGCGGCGGTGACGAACCTGCAGGAGGTGCTGTCGGCGGCCGAGGACTTCGGCGTCCGCCAGCACTGTACGCTCTCGCTGGAGACCGCGCGGGGGCTCGACTACTACACGGGCGTCGTCTTCGAGTGCTTCGACTCCGCGGGCGAGGTCTCGCGTGCGGTCTTCGGCGGCGGCCGCTACGACGACCTGATCGAGAGCTTCGGCGGCCAGCCGACGCCCGCGGTCGGCTTCGCGCCGGGCGTGATGAACTCGACGTTGCCGCTGTTGCTCCAGCGCGCCGGCGTCTGGCCCGAGGAGGCGCTGCGGACCGACTACTACGTCCTGCGGGTCGGCGACACCCGGCCGGTCGCCGCCCGGATCGCCCGCGACCTGCGCGAGCGGGGCCACGTCGTCGAAACCGACGTCGCCGGCCGGTCGTTCGGCGCACAGATGAACTACGCCGACTCGATCAACGCCGAGACGGTCGTCATCGTCGGCGAGCGCGACCTCGAAAACGACGAGGTGACGGTCAAGGACATGGAGTCGGGCGATCAGGTGCAGGTGCCCGTCGACGAGTTCCCCGGGGACCGCACGCGGCCGACGTA
The Salinilacihabitans rarus DNA segment above includes these coding regions:
- a CDS encoding DUF2270 domain-containing protein, whose protein sequence is MADSGNDEFDPTAPDQREIGREMVDDSTGLGPVMAHAYRGEIDRVGTWRQRLDETTTWAVTLMAAILTWAFSSTDNPHYILLIGIVVVTVFLGIEARRYRDYDVFRSRARVIQENLFANALDPSQGTESHDWRAELSRDYRRPTLKVSFYEALTNRLRRVYLALLGVLLVAWVFRITAFAPRQDWLTTAGIVRIPGIVVVAVVGVFYVVLLGVTFWPRERHAKGEFREGDPDDWKETDR
- a CDS encoding DNA-binding protein codes for the protein MSGTPDDDDLEELRRKKMEELQERAETQGADEEAREAAQQQAEAQKQALLRQYLTDEARKRLNTVKMSKPGFGEQVEQQVVALARSGRIRDKIDDEKMKQLLKELQPEKKRFDIRRR
- a CDS encoding DUF7411 family protein — its product is MRLGLLYSGGKDSTLAALLLDEFYDVTLTTAHFGVTDDWEHARATAEAAGFAFERLQLDPGVANEAVERIREDGFPRNGIQHVHQHALERVAEEGYDAVADGTRRDDRVPTVSRAQAQSLEDRHDLDYIAPLSGFGRRAVDRLVEETLDVTVGPSEEIARADYEAELRAIIAEEDGEEAVADLFPDHEQTRVNRIHEG
- a CDS encoding EamA family transporter produces the protein MDPGLGYSVLAAVVWGVYLFGLKQYFEGYPATTLSVCINAFAIAFYLPVTLRALSDGAAASLSDAGATHVGVVALTVCATAAAFVLFLYAIADGDVSYVAPINKVVPAFVLPIEVLVLGQLLAPLQVVGVLVATLAIYVANYRAGGLLDPFRRAARSRPAQLALLSAALFAVSDVGKRVALQELAIPTALWVPLLLAGVLVVLLPSAVRERPDDLRGDLPKFAAAGAVVALGEHTTTVAFSLVPASVASPIINTQAIVAVLLGGVLLGEEHFRVRIVAAVLAVAGVTLIAL
- the hisS gene encoding histidine--tRNA ligase, whose amino-acid sequence is MYEGIKGFRDFYPEEMRAYRETIDEIEATARRYGFREIGTPAMERAQMYVDKSGEEIVEELYSFEDQGGRHVALTPELTPTVARMVVAKQQELSKPIKWYSTRPFWRYEEPQQGRFREFYQTNVDIFGSSDPSADAEILAVAGDTLTNLGLEREDFEFRVSHRDILGGLLETFEGEVDTREAIRAVDKSAKVERAEYYDLLAEAGLSYDQAEQFDDLLAVGEGNLDELVEFAGTDRIEAAVTNLQEVLSAAEDFGVRQHCTLSLETARGLDYYTGVVFECFDSAGEVSRAVFGGGRYDDLIESFGGQPTPAVGFAPGVMNSTLPLLLQRAGVWPEEALRTDYYVLRVGDTRPVAARIARDLRERGHVVETDVAGRSFGAQMNYADSINAETVVIVGERDLENDEVTVKDMESGDQVQVPVDEFPGDRTRPTYDDFA